From Caminibacter mediatlanticus TB-2, the proteins below share one genomic window:
- a CDS encoding ABC transporter ATP-binding protein, producing MLKVDNLVVKVDNKEILKGIDFELKDNEIGVIFGQNGSGKSTFLQTLMGFSDYKVKNGKIIFENQNIANESIDKRAKLGMGIMLQKPPVIKGVKLIDVLKLLNNNEEEILNLAKKYNMESYLYREINKGFSGGEIKRSELFSLIIQSPKLALIDEPESGVDVDNLKLIGEMIKNLIQNRSGIVITHTGEILKYLPDNSKGFIFENGKVIKKGLAKELFKDIKKFGFRRGDES from the coding sequence ATGTTAAAAGTTGATAATTTAGTTGTTAAAGTTGATAATAAAGAGATATTAAAAGGTATTGATTTTGAATTAAAAGATAATGAAATAGGAGTTATTTTTGGACAAAATGGCTCTGGTAAAAGTACATTTCTACAAACTTTAATGGGTTTTAGTGATTATAAAGTTAAAAATGGAAAAATTATTTTTGAAAATCAAAATATAGCAAATGAAAGTATAGATAAAAGAGCAAAACTTGGTATGGGTATTATGCTTCAAAAACCTCCTGTTATTAAAGGAGTTAAGTTAATCGATGTTTTGAAACTTTTAAATAATAATGAAGAAGAAATTTTAAACTTAGCTAAAAAGTATAATATGGAGAGTTATTTATATAGAGAAATAAATAAGGGCTTTTCAGGAGGAGAAATTAAAAGAAGTGAGCTTTTTAGTTTAATAATTCAATCTCCAAAATTAGCTTTAATTGATGAACCAGAATCAGGAGTTGATGTAGATAATTTGAAACTGATTGGAGAAATGATTAAAAATTTGATTCAAAATAGGAGTGGAATAGTTATAACTCATACAGGTGAGATATTAAAATATTTGCCAGATAATTCAAAAGGATTTATTTTTGAAAATGGAAAAGTAATAAAAAAAGGTTTAGCAAAAGAGTTATTTAAAGATATTAAAAAGTTTGGATTTAGGAGGGGAGATGAATCTTGA
- a CDS encoding DUF2202 domain-containing protein, producing MKRLILASLIGISSLFAVNPNFKSNMEKFVYNMPKQSLSNQEIKDLLHMREEEKLARDVYLTLYQKWGLPVFRNIAKSERWHMQMVKFLLDKYGINDPVKSDKVGVFTNPHLQSLYNELVAKGSKSITDALKVGATIEDLDIYDLDEAMKRSDNNDIDFVYSRLRWGSTNHMRAFVRFLNRYGETYTPKYISQAEFEAILNRNSKVNRNNFKRFNNQLPPCLRYTK from the coding sequence ATGAAAAGATTAATATTAGCAAGCTTAATTGGAATTAGTTCATTATTTGCAGTAAATCCAAACTTTAAATCAAATATGGAAAAATTTGTTTATAATATGCCAAAACAAAGTTTATCTAACCAAGAAATTAAAGATTTACTACATATGAGAGAGGAAGAAAAACTTGCAAGAGATGTTTATTTAACTTTATATCAAAAATGGGGTCTTCCTGTATTTAGAAATATTGCAAAAAGTGAAAGATGGCATATGCAAATGGTTAAATTTTTACTTGACAAATATGGAATAAATGACCCTGTTAAATCTGATAAAGTTGGTGTTTTCACAAATCCTCATTTACAAAGTTTATATAATGAATTAGTAGCAAAAGGAAGTAAATCAATAACTGATGCCTTAAAAGTTGGAGCTACTATTGAAGATTTAGATATTTATGACTTAGATGAAGCTATGAAAAGAAGTGATAATAATGATATAGATTTTGTATATTCAAGACTGAGATGGGGAAGCACAAATCATATGAGAGCGTTTGTAAGATTTTTAAATAGATATGGAGAAACATACACTCCTAAATATATCTCACAAGCAGAATTTGAGGCTATTTTAAATAGAAATAGTAAAGTAAATAGAAATAATTTTAAAAGATTTAATAATCAATTACCACCATGTTTAAGATATACTAAATAA
- a CDS encoding TrmH family RNA methyltransferase, giving the protein MYLVTNERLNKMKKILNTRQDTLRVFMDYVYSPHNLSAIVRTCDAVNVGKLYYRHQKKVKLNNEITMGAHKWLFTEYVEDIENFYKNIKEKGYQVVVTLLDKDTIDFREVDYTKPTLIVLGNEVDGASEVSIKYADKKVIIPMYGMSQSLNVSVANAVILYEAQRQRSIKGMYDKPQLSQEIIEKTLKKWTYEDIIKAKK; this is encoded by the coding sequence ATGTATCTGGTAACTAATGAGAGACTAAATAAAATGAAAAAAATCCTTAATACTCGTCAAGATACTTTAAGAGTATTTATGGATTATGTCTATTCACCTCATAACTTATCAGCTATTGTTAGAACTTGTGATGCTGTAAATGTAGGAAAACTTTATTATAGACATCAAAAAAAAGTTAAACTTAATAATGAAATTACAATGGGTGCTCATAAGTGGCTTTTTACTGAATATGTCGAGGATATCGAAAATTTTTATAAAAATATAAAAGAAAAAGGATATCAGGTAGTAGTTACATTACTTGATAAAGATACTATTGATTTTAGAGAAGTTGATTATACAAAACCAACTTTAATAGTTTTAGGAAATGAAGTTGATGGTGCAAGTGAAGTTAGTATTAAATATGCAGATAAAAAAGTAATTATTCCTATGTATGGGATGAGTCAGAGTTTAAATGTTTCAGTTGCTAATGCTGTAATTTTATATGAAGCCCAGCGTCAAAGAAGTATTAAAGGAATGTATGACAAACCTCAACTTTCACAAGAAATTATTGAAAAAACATTAAAAAAATGGACATATGAGGATATTATTAAGGCTAAAAAATGA
- a CDS encoding anaerobic ribonucleoside-triphosphate reductase activating protein has protein sequence MLGIYAIQKFSSLDFPNRLSCILWFSGCNMRCPYCYNKDIVFGKKQIEEDEVIEFLKTRVGLLDGVVFTGGEATLYKDIVPFAKKIKNLGFEIKLDTNGINFEVIKELIDKKLVDYIALDFKAPKNKFYEITKNKNYEKFEKTLDLLINSNIKFEVRTTIHTDLLDEEDVNEIIKVLKYKKYKGIYYLQNFFDVETLDNLPPQKRKLDTSKLINFPIELRNF, from the coding sequence ATGTTAGGTATTTATGCAATTCAAAAATTTTCTTCTCTTGATTTCCCAAATAGATTAAGTTGTATTTTATGGTTTAGTGGATGTAATATGAGATGTCCTTATTGTTATAATAAAGATATTGTTTTTGGAAAAAAGCAAATTGAAGAAGATGAGGTAATTGAGTTTTTGAAAACAAGGGTAGGTCTTTTAGATGGTGTAGTTTTTACAGGTGGAGAAGCAACCTTATATAAAGATATAGTGCCTTTTGCTAAAAAGATAAAAAATCTTGGGTTTGAGATAAAGCTTGATACAAATGGGATTAATTTTGAGGTTATAAAAGAGTTAATTGATAAAAAATTAGTTGATTATATTGCACTTGATTTTAAAGCCCCAAAAAATAAGTTTTATGAAATTACAAAAAACAAAAATTATGAAAAGTTTGAAAAAACATTAGATTTATTAATTAATTCTAATATTAAGTTTGAGGTTAGGACTACTATTCATACTGATTTATTAGATGAAGAGGATGTAAATGAGATAATTAAAGTTTTAAAATATAAGAAATATAAAGGAATTTATTATCTTCAAAATTTTTTTGATGTAGAAACTCTTGATAATTTACCTCCTCAAAAAAGAAAGTTAGATACTTCAAAATTAATCAACTTTCCTATTGAACTTAGAAATTTTTGA
- a CDS encoding class I SAM-dependent DNA methyltransferase, with the protein MSVFDVFAKEYDEWFEKHKKIYEEELNTIKTLLPEGNGYEIGVGTGRFAKSLGIKRGCEVSKSMGEIAKKRGIEVDFIEAEKLDFKEEFDFILMVTTICFVKNSKKVIKNCYNALKSGGYLLSAFVDKDSSFGKFYLKNKDKSKFYKDATFFSKDEIIILMKEAGFKDFECVENLYGDNLDSLRFEINSCNGGAFKVIRGKK; encoded by the coding sequence ATGAGTGTATTTGATGTTTTTGCAAAAGAGTATGATGAATGGTTTGAAAAACATAAAAAAATATATGAAGAAGAACTTAATACTATCAAAACTTTATTGCCAGAGGGAAATGGTTATGAAATAGGTGTTGGGACAGGTAGATTTGCAAAATCTCTTGGAATTAAAAGAGGATGTGAGGTTAGTAAGTCAATGGGAGAGATTGCAAAAAAAAGAGGAATTGAAGTTGATTTTATAGAAGCTGAAAAGCTTGATTTTAAAGAGGAATTTGATTTTATTTTAATGGTTACAACTATATGTTTTGTAAAAAATTCAAAAAAAGTAATAAAAAATTGTTACAATGCTTTAAAAAGTGGGGGTTATTTACTTAGTGCATTTGTAGATAAAGATTCAAGTTTTGGTAAATTTTATTTAAAAAATAAAGATAAATCCAAATTTTATAAAGATGCTACATTTTTTAGTAAAGATGAAATTATTATTTTAATGAAAGAAGCTGGATTTAAAGATTTTGAATGTGTTGAGAATTTGTATGGAGATAATTTAGACAGTTTAAGATTTGAAATAAATTCTTGTAATGGAGGTGCTTTTAAAGTAATAAGGGGTAAAAAATGA
- a CDS encoding DUF2202 domain-containing protein, translating to MIKKLLIAGIIGSSLFALMPKQQAILNKLQTIKPQTISLQEHKDLVDILEEEKLARDVYLTLGKKWNIPVLLGVAKRSETFHMRMVKELLKRYKLENPIKSEKIGYFTLPKYQKLYKELVKKGSKSKIDALKVGALIEDLDLYDIHEAKNRTDNKDIKFIYSNLIRGSEHHMVKFISALRKLGGNYKPKYISQTYFENILKRGLPKGCKNPNN from the coding sequence ATGATAAAAAAACTATTAATAGCAGGAATTATAGGGAGTTCATTGTTTGCATTAATGCCTAAACAACAAGCAATTTTAAATAAATTACAAACTATTAAACCTCAAACTATCTCTTTACAAGAACATAAAGATTTAGTAGATATTTTAGAAGAAGAAAAGCTTGCAAGAGATGTTTATTTAACACTTGGAAAAAAGTGGAATATTCCAGTATTACTTGGAGTAGCAAAAAGAAGTGAAACATTCCATATGAGAATGGTAAAAGAGTTATTAAAAAGATACAAGTTAGAAAATCCTATAAAAAGTGAGAAAATAGGATATTTTACTTTACCAAAATATCAGAAACTTTATAAAGAATTAGTAAAAAAAGGCTCAAAATCAAAAATAGATGCTCTAAAAGTTGGAGCTTTAATTGAAGATTTAGACCTCTATGATATTCACGAAGCAAAAAATAGAACAGATAATAAAGATATTAAATTTATTTATTCTAATCTAATTAGAGGAAGTGAACATCATATGGTTAAATTTATAAGTGCCCTTAGAAAATTAGGAGGAAATTATAAACCTAAATATATTTCACAAACATATTTTGAAAATATATTAAAAAGAGGTCTTCCAAAAGGATGTAAAAATCCTAACAATTAA
- a CDS encoding P-II family nitrogen regulator, which produces MKKIEAIIKPFKLDDVKEALFEIGISGITVSEVKGHGRQQGHTELYRGAEYVVDFLPKVKIELVVKEEDVERVIETISKSARTGKIGDGKIFVLPVEKVIRIRTGEEDEEAI; this is translated from the coding sequence ATGAAAAAAATAGAAGCAATTATAAAGCCTTTTAAACTTGATGATGTAAAAGAGGCTTTATTTGAAATTGGTATTAGTGGTATTACTGTAAGTGAAGTAAAAGGGCATGGAAGACAGCAAGGACATACAGAATTGTATAGAGGTGCTGAGTATGTTGTTGATTTTTTACCAAAAGTAAAAATAGAATTAGTTGTAAAAGAAGAGGATGTAGAGAGAGTTATTGAAACAATTTCTAAATCTGCAAGAACAGGTAAAATAGGAGATGGTAAGATTTTTGTATTGCCAGTTGAAAAAGTAATTAGAATAAGAACTGGTGAAGAGGATGAAGAAGCTATTTAG
- the nrdD gene encoding anaerobic ribonucleoside-triphosphate reductase gives MIKTLSKEEILKKNEYKRTKCMVYTRVMGYHRPVESFNIGKKAEHKERKFFKEC, from the coding sequence ATGATAAAAACACTATCAAAAGAAGAAATTCTTAAAAAAAATGAATATAAAAGAACAAAATGTATGGTTTATACAAGAGTTATGGGATATCATAGACCAGTTGAGAGTTTTAATATAGGAAAAAAAGCAGAACATAAAGAGAGGAAGTTTTTTAAAGAATGTTAG
- a CDS encoding DUF4405 domain-containing protein has protein sequence MKQRKWIDLILFYSTLLLIFSGIVLYIMPHGRVAYFTGWTFLGLDKDNWDNLHVIFGLLMSIFVIWHLILNWKPLQNYLFQKESLFALIFIGFISIGTILQIQPFKAVADFEEKIKNSWEVNKIPVPIPHAEKFTLKELCAKLNINLENAKNKLKKAGIKFNENQTLLEIAKQNNSTPAKIYEIISKTPTFNNSNMGYGYGRMTLKELCITLKIDKNQCQQKIQKLGIKANLNEKVKNVAVKYQMLPIDLVEKLKEAK, from the coding sequence ATGAAACAAAGAAAGTGGATTGATTTAATTCTTTTTTACTCCACTTTATTACTTATATTTAGTGGAATTGTCCTTTATATTATGCCTCATGGGAGAGTTGCTTATTTTACTGGATGGACTTTTTTAGGTCTTGATAAAGATAATTGGGATAATTTACATGTAATTTTTGGACTTTTGATGAGTATTTTTGTAATTTGGCATTTAATTTTAAATTGGAAGCCTTTACAAAACTATCTATTTCAAAAAGAATCTTTATTTGCACTAATATTTATTGGTTTTATCTCAATTGGAACAATCTTACAAATTCAACCATTTAAAGCAGTAGCAGATTTTGAAGAAAAAATAAAAAACTCTTGGGAAGTAAATAAAATTCCAGTACCTATACCTCATGCAGAAAAATTTACATTAAAAGAGTTATGTGCAAAATTAAATATTAACTTAGAAAATGCTAAAAATAAATTAAAAAAAGCTGGAATAAAATTTAATGAAAATCAAACTTTACTTGAAATTGCAAAACAAAATAACTCAACACCTGCAAAAATATATGAAATAATTAGCAAAACACCTACTTTTAATAATAGTAATATGGGTTATGGATACGGAAGAATGACTTTAAAAGAATTATGCATTACTTTAAAAATTGATAAAAATCAATGCCAACAAAAAATTCAAAAATTAGGAATAAAGGCTAATTTAAATGAAAAAGTAAAAAATGTAGCAGTAAAATATCAAATGTTACCTATTGATTTAGTAGAAAAATTAAAAGAGGCTAAATAG
- a CDS encoding MBL fold metallo-hydrolase, with translation MKFSIVFDNYIANDRLESFWGFSLMIEDYFLFDTGSNGRALVRNMAKMGFSLQELKYFFISHPHWDHIGGIDSVIDENRLMSLFLPDSLSKFYVRDLRKLSREVKVISNPQKLFGKFYSTGIMEPIGEQSIIIEEEDFLIVVTGCAHPGVVNIIKRAIDMLKKPVLYVIGGFHLMRSTEEEINNVIKNLKSLGVEYVTPTHCSGDLAIEMFKDVYKDNYIPGGVGRIIEF, from the coding sequence ATGAAATTTTCAATTGTATTTGATAATTATATAGCAAATGATAGATTAGAGAGTTTTTGGGGCTTTTCTTTGATGATAGAAGATTATTTTTTGTTTGATACTGGAAGTAATGGTAGGGCGTTAGTTAGAAATATGGCAAAAATGGGTTTTTCTTTACAAGAGCTTAAATATTTTTTTATTTCTCATCCTCATTGGGATCATATTGGCGGGATTGATAGTGTTATTGATGAGAATAGATTAATGAGTTTGTTTTTACCAGATTCTTTATCAAAGTTTTATGTAAGGGATTTGAGAAAATTATCAAGAGAAGTAAAAGTTATATCAAATCCACAAAAATTATTTGGAAAATTTTATTCAACAGGAATAATGGAGCCAATTGGAGAACAAAGTATAATTATTGAGGAAGAAGATTTTTTGATTGTTGTAACTGGATGTGCTCATCCAGGGGTTGTAAATATTATAAAAAGAGCTATTGATATGCTTAAAAAACCTGTATTGTATGTAATTGGAGGATTTCATTTAATGAGAAGCACGGAAGAAGAAATAAATAATGTAATTAAAAATTTAAAAAGTTTAGGAGTTGAGTATGTTACTCCTACTCATTGTAGTGGAGATTTAGCAATAGAGATGTTTAAAGATGTTTATAAAGACAATTATATTCCAGGAGGAGTTGGAAGAATTATTGAATTTTAA
- a CDS encoding SufD family Fe-S cluster assembly protein: MNLDKNDIERLKEVGVDEDLQKAGEFIQIDHSPFSCNILQEGVILLPLSEAIKKYKWVKDYVNEDDVEGYFLWVKKGVKVKKPFQTCAFMKEENVQNIFNLIILEEESEINLLSSCTISSFVDSALHIGKSKYVIKKNAKLTYTMIHMWGENVEVYPKTFVEVEEGGEFVSTYVNLYKVKRIISNPICKLQQNAKASFNSIIVSYPSSYIEMGGEVYLEGENSRADIVSRNVIYGGENIAKGRIIAKNKEVSGHIECESLLLSNEAHMVTIPILESFNKDVRLTHEAAVGKIAKEEIEYLMSKGIDEDSAISLIVKGFLKLEIEGISEDLKEKIQNAINLSKLGF, from the coding sequence ATGAATCTTGATAAAAATGATATTGAAAGATTAAAAGAGGTAGGAGTTGATGAAGATTTGCAAAAAGCAGGGGAATTTATTCAAATAGACCATTCGCCTTTTAGTTGCAATATATTACAAGAAGGTGTGATTTTGCTTCCTTTAAGTGAAGCTATTAAAAAATATAAATGGGTAAAAGATTATGTGAATGAAGATGATGTTGAAGGTTATTTTTTATGGGTTAAAAAAGGAGTAAAAGTTAAAAAACCTTTTCAAACTTGTGCCTTTATGAAAGAAGAAAATGTACAAAATATTTTTAATTTAATTATTTTAGAAGAAGAGAGTGAAATTAATTTACTATCCTCTTGTACTATTTCTTCATTTGTTGATAGTGCTTTACATATAGGGAAATCTAAATATGTAATTAAAAAAAATGCAAAATTAACTTATACAATGATTCATATGTGGGGAGAAAATGTTGAAGTTTATCCAAAAACTTTTGTTGAGGTAGAAGAGGGGGGAGAATTTGTCTCCACATATGTAAATTTATATAAAGTTAAAAGGATTATCTCAAATCCTATTTGTAAACTTCAACAGAATGCAAAAGCATCTTTTAATAGTATAATAGTTAGCTATCCTTCTTCTTATATAGAAATGGGAGGAGAGGTTTATTTAGAAGGTGAAAATTCAAGGGCGGATATAGTTTCAAGAAATGTTATTTATGGAGGAGAAAATATTGCAAAAGGAAGAATTATTGCTAAGAATAAAGAAGTATCAGGTCATATTGAGTGTGAAAGTTTACTTTTAAGTAATGAAGCTCATATGGTTACTATTCCTATATTAGAGAGTTTTAATAAGGATGTAAGATTAACTCATGAGGCTGCTGTTGGAAAAATTGCAAAAGAGGAGATTGAGTATTTAATGTCAAAAGGTATTGATGAAGATAGTGCAATTTCTTTAATTGTAAAAGGATTTTTAAAATTAGAAATTGAAGGAATCAGTGAAGATTTAAAAGAAAAAATTCAAAATGCAATTAATTTATCAAAATTAGGATTTTAA
- a CDS encoding response regulator transcription factor: MKILLVEDDIDLNETIKEFLEDKYKVISVFDGEEAVNKAYEEDIDLIILDVKLPKKDGFKVAKEIREFKDTPIIFLTSLNTQKDIEKGFLSGGDDYLTKPFSLKELLLRIEAILRRIYKNEIIKIDENVSFDVNNLTLIKNNEKIHLKPKLAKLLKLLLKKRGQIVSKDEIINELYSIDETPNFNSIKTFINNLRNIIGKDKIETIKNVGYRFVS, translated from the coding sequence ATGAAAATTTTACTTGTTGAGGATGATATTGATTTAAATGAGACAATTAAAGAATTTTTAGAAGATAAATATAAAGTAATTAGTGTATTTGACGGAGAAGAAGCAGTAAATAAAGCGTATGAAGAAGATATTGATTTAATTATTTTAGATGTAAAACTTCCTAAAAAAGATGGATTTAAAGTAGCAAAAGAGATTAGAGAGTTTAAAGACACTCCAATTATTTTTTTAACTTCTCTAAATACTCAAAAAGATATAGAAAAAGGTTTTTTAAGTGGTGGTGATGATTATTTAACAAAACCTTTTTCATTAAAAGAATTACTTTTAAGAATAGAAGCAATTCTTAGAAGAATTTATAAAAATGAAATAATAAAAATTGACGAAAATGTAAGTTTTGATGTAAATAATTTAACTTTAATAAAAAATAACGAAAAAATTCATCTAAAACCAAAACTTGCAAAACTTTTAAAACTTTTATTAAAAAAAAGAGGTCAAATAGTAAGTAAAGATGAGATTATTAATGAATTATATTCTATTGATGAGACACCAAATTTTAATTCTATAAAAACTTTCATAAATAACCTTAGGAATATAATAGGAAAAGACAAAATTGAAACTATAAAAAACGTAGGGTATAGATTTGTTAGCTGA
- a CDS encoding sensor histidine kinase translates to MLAEKKALIRFLIIYILSTIILIGIGEYFYYKISKEHIIELQINKAKNDLLIKMQGKRLIEIPDVTIFRNRIKIKGELPYQKEEYKIKDNKIYYKRTEIRRVGKIEIINAIPFDEKPLRNLQKNLIIFNIFVLIFIFITSFLLGKVFLSPLKKRIDDLEEFIRDTTHEINTPISIIKSNIEMLELKGFNYKECERIKSAAIRINQIFENLKHLYLQNKKIKSQINIKKTLKERLNYFESEINKKNLEIIKNLDDITINIAKEDLIRIIDNLLINAIKYSPSNSKIYITLNEKYLEIKNEGDIKNPKIITQKFVREKDGGFGLGLYIVDKACKENNLKFSITSSNNIVTTQVYF, encoded by the coding sequence TTGTTAGCTGAGAAAAAAGCTTTAATTAGATTTTTAATTATTTATATTTTATCTACAATAATATTAATTGGAATTGGAGAATATTTTTATTACAAAATCTCAAAAGAACATATCATCGAACTTCAAATAAATAAAGCAAAAAATGACCTTTTAATAAAAATGCAAGGGAAAAGATTAATTGAAATTCCAGATGTTACTATTTTTAGAAATAGAATTAAAATTAAAGGAGAATTACCATACCAAAAAGAAGAGTATAAAATTAAAGATAATAAAATATACTATAAACGAACTGAAATTAGAAGAGTAGGAAAAATTGAAATTATAAATGCTATACCCTTTGATGAAAAACCTCTGAGAAATCTTCAAAAAAATTTAATCATTTTTAATATTTTTGTTTTAATATTTATTTTTATAACATCTTTTTTGCTTGGAAAAGTGTTTCTCTCACCTCTAAAAAAAAGAATAGATGATTTAGAAGAATTTATAAGAGATACTACTCATGAAATAAACACCCCAATTTCTATTATTAAATCAAATATTGAAATGCTTGAATTAAAAGGATTTAATTATAAGGAGTGTGAGAGAATAAAATCAGCTGCCATTAGAATAAATCAAATTTTTGAGAATTTAAAACATCTTTATTTGCAAAATAAAAAAATAAAGTCACAAATAAATATTAAAAAAACTCTAAAAGAGAGACTAAATTATTTTGAGAGTGAAATAAACAAAAAAAATTTAGAAATTATTAAAAACTTAGATGATATAACTATTAATATTGCCAAAGAAGATTTAATTAGAATTATTGATAATCTATTAATCAATGCCATTAAATATTCCCCTTCTAATTCCAAAATATACATTACACTAAACGAAAAATATTTGGAAATTAAAAATGAAGGAGATATAAAAAATCCAAAAATTATAACCCAAAAGTTTGTTAGAGAAAAAGATGGCGGGTTTGGACTTGGACTTTATATAGTAGATAAAGCCTGCAAAGAAAATAATCTAAAATTCTCAATAACTTCTTCAAACAATATTGTTACTACACAAGTTTACTTTTAG